The window ATGGCGATTTTCTTCCTGCCATGGATATGAACTGTGTGGAGAAAGAAGTAGCAGCACGAATCAAGAAACATTACAATGGTCAGCGCCACATGTTCATCGGCAGAAGTGCGAATATCACGCAACCTAAACCTGAACAGAATCGTGTGAATTGTCAATACCGGAATCGTTGTTGGAGGGGTTGTCCGTTCGGTGCTTATTTCAGCACACAATCTGCTACACTGCCTGCTGCCAGAGCAACAGGTAATTTAACCTTGCGTCCACATTCCATCGTAACACGTGTATTATATGATAAAGACAAGAAGCGTGCAACCGGTGTAGAGATTATTGATGCAGAAACAAACAAGACCATTGAATACAAATCCAAAATTGTATTCCTCTGTGCTTCATCATTCAACTCAACATGGGTACTCATGAACTCAGCTACTGATATCTGGCCGGAAGGCTTGGGCAGCAGCAGTGGTGAGTTAGGCCATAATGTAATGGACCACCACTTCAGATTAGGTGCAGGCGGCAGAGTTGATGGTTTTGAAGACAAATACACTTTCGGAAGAAGACCAACGGGTATTTATATCCCACGTTTCAGAAATATCTATGATGATAAGCGAGATTACCTGCGTGGTTTTGGTTACCAAGGAGGCGCCAGCAGAGATCGTGGCGGACATAAAGTAGCTGAAATGACAATTGGTGCTGATTTCAAGGAAGCACTTTGTGAAGCAGGTGATTGGAATATCGGTATCACTGCTTTTGGAGAGATGCTGCCTTATCACGAGAATAAGATTATGCTGGATAAGAACAAGAAAGATAAGTGGGGGCTTCCGGTTCTGGCAATGGATGTAGAGATCAAGGAGAACGAGATTAAGATGCGTAAGGATATGATGAATGATGCAGCTGAGATGCTGGAAGCAGCAGGTGTAAAAGACGTACATACTTATGACTCCGGTTATGCAGTTGGTCAGGGTATCCATGAAATGGGTACTGCCAGAATGGGCCGCGATCCTAAGAGCTCTGTACTCAACGGTAATAACCAGGTTTGGGATGCACCCAATGTGTTTGTTACTGATGGTGCTTGTATGACCAGTGCTTCTTGTGTAAATCCATCCTTAACTTATATGGCGCTGACTGCACGTGCTGCAGACTTTGCCGTAAAAGAATTGAAAAAAGGTAATCTCTGATCACCACAAAACATCGACAAATGAACAGAAGAGAATTGCTCAAGATGGTTGCCCTTGCTACCGGTGGGGTAGTAATTGGCGGAGAGTTTCTGCTGACTGGCTGTAAGAATGCAGCTTCAGATAAAGGCTTTGCTTTAAGTGCAGAACAAATTGATTTGTTGGATGAAGTGGCTGAAACCATTTTACCTACCACCAAAACACCTGGCGCCAAAGCAGCTAAAGTGGGTGAGTTTATGCAGGTGATGGTTAAAGACTGCTATGAGTTGAAAGATCAGCAGATTTTCCTGGAAGGTATCACCAAGTTGGAGGAAGCTTGTAAGAAAGTAAATGGCAAGTCATTTATGGAATGTACTGCTGAGGAGCGTACCAAGTTGTTGCAACAATTGGATACTGAGCGGAAAGAATATCAATCCAAGAAAAAGGGTGAGGAGCCCAATCATTATTTTCAGATGATGAAGCAATTGACGCTTACAGGTTATTTCACCTCAGAGATTGGTGCTACGCAGGCCTTACGTCATGTGGCTGTGCCCGGCAAGTATGATGGTTGTATGCCCTACCAAAAAGGAGATAAAGCATGGGCATGAACAGATGAAGATTGATATGATGCACATAAAAAAATCCCTCTGATTGCAGAGGGATATTTATTGAGATAGGGTTTTGCTTATAACTGTATCTGCTCTTTTGCCAATGCAGCTTTCAGTTTCGCATCTGTTTCAGCGAGTAATGCAGCTTGCTGTTTTGCAGCTTCGTTTACTTTGTTGACTACATTATCTACATTCTGTTGTTGCAAATTACTGATGGCCACTTCCTGACCAATTAACACCAGATAGATTTCACTGATTTCTTCACGCAGTTTCTTTTCATCTGCGAACACAGAAGTTTGTTTGGTAGCCAACAATGTGCTTCTGAATTCTTCGAGTTTATTCCAGTATGTCTCGGCCAGTTTTTTGGTCTTGGCATTCTTTAATTTATCCATGGCAGTTTTCAGTACTTGCTGTTTAGCTGCTATGCCTTCAACTACGCCTGCCAGTTGTTCATGCGCACGGTAAAGACGCATATTCTGGTCGTATAGGTGTTTGCGTTGCGCTTCATTCAAGTCTTTGTTACCTGCATCATGTATTACATTGAATGGGGTGTTATACACTTTGCCATTCAAGGTAATTTCAATATTGTATTTACCGGGTAATACTTGTGGCGCATTCAAAGCTGCATAATCTACTTTGGTACCGCCTGAAGCTACTTTGGATGGTGTCATGCGCAGGTTCCAGAAAATACGGTTCAAACCTTTTCTTTTGCCACCGGGTATTTCTTGCACCAGTTTACCTTCTGCATCTTTGATCAATACTTTAAGATCGCCGTTTGCTCTGTCTTTCAAGTAATATTGAATTGGTGTAATGCCCGGAGCATTGCCGCCAACCCAGCCACCAGTAATTGGTGCAGCACCACCGCCAATCTTACCCATTTCCAGGCTCATATCTGGTTGAGGGAAGATATACAGGTCTTGCTGAGCAATGGCGCTGGTTAATGTGCGCATAGGTCTGATATCATCCAAGATGATGATACCACGTCCATGTGTACCGATAACTAGATCATGCGTTTGAGGATGTATTTGCAAATCTCTTACCAAGGCATACCATGGTATATTGTTTTTCATTCTGAACCAAGTCTTACCTGCATCAACAGATGCAAACAAGCCCATTTCAGTACCAAGGAAAAGCAGGTCTTTGTTTTCAAGATCTTCTTTAATCTTGTGAGCAAAGCCGCTGAATTCACTGCTGCTGAACATGGTCCAGGTAGCACCCATGTCTTTACTTACGGCACAATAAGTTTTGTGATCACCATACATATGGTTTTCAAAAGTGGCATACACGGTTTGCTTATCAAATCTGCTTGGTTCAATACTACTAATCCAGCTTTGAGCAGCTATACCAGATTTTGCAACATTGGCCGAAGTGTTGGTCCATGTTTTACCACCGTCTGTAGTGTATTGCAGATTACCATCGTCTGTACCTACCCAGATAATATTCTCATCAAGCGGAGATTCTGCTATGGTGAATATGGTACAATGGTTTTCCGCAGAAGTTACATCAGCACTTAAGCCACCACTATTATCTTGTTCTTGTTTTTTCTTATCGTTGGTAGTAAGGTCTGGAGAAATCTTTGTCCAGTTTCTTCCCTGATCAGTACTCTTATACAGATACTGTGAACCTGTATAGAGATTTTTAGGATTCTTCGCGCCAAGTACAATTGGTGTATTCCAGTTCCAACGCAGTTTGCCATCACCCGGTGCTTCTTTGGGTTGAATAGGCGTTGTTTTCAAAGTGCTGATGTTGATGCGTGCCATATTACCGCCTTGGTATTCTGCATAAGCAGTATTGGGATCTGTAAGGTCAGGTTGCGTCCAGAAACCATCGCCCCAATAAATACCCTTCCACTCGCTAACTGAAACACCGCCAGGATGTGAGCTTGGCGCGTACCAACTACCGTTGTCTTGTAAACCGCCATATACGCGGTAATAGGGTTGGTGATTGTCGATTGCTACATGATAGAACTGACCTACAGGCAGGCCTGCTAAGAATAACCAGTTGGCACCTTTGTCGTTACTGATGTACACACCACCATCTGTACCCACATACATTTGATTGGTGTTATTGGGGTTAATCCAAAGTGCATGCATATCACTGTGTAGGAAACCACCTTCACTGGGCGCATCGGCAAATGCATAACCACCATCATCTGAATAAGAGAAAGTATATGCAGGACGATAAACGCGCTTGGCGTTCTTTGGATCAAACTGGATTACACTGAAATAGAATGGTCTTGCTTCAATATTTAGCGTTGCACTCTGGCGTTTCCATTCTTCTCCACCATTGTTACTGATGTATAAACCTGTTTTCTTGCTCTCTACAATTGCAATGAGTTTATTAGGCTCAGAAGGGGATACTGCAAATGCAATTCTACCAAAAGGTTTTTCAGGAAGACCGTTGGTAATTTCTTTCCAGGTTTTACCGCCATCGGTACTCTTATAAAAACCACTACCGGCGCCACCGCTGTTGAAGGAATAAGGCATTCTGCGGAATTCCCAGGTAGACGCATAGACGATATTGCTGTTGGTAGGATCTACAGCAACTTCAGCACAACCCGCTTTTTCATTGATGTATAAAATCTTCTGGAAAGTTTTGCCACCGTCGGTGCTCTTGTATAAGCCTCTGTGTTTGCTATCGCTCCACAAAGGTCCGGGTGCAGCTACATAGATGGTATTTGAATTGGCGGGGTCGATCACAATACGAGAGATATGCTCTGTACTGTCCAGGCCACCGATTCTCGTCCAGTTATCACCAGCATCAGTGCTTTTGTAGAAGCCATCGCCGATGGATACCGAGTTACGCATATTGCTTTCGCCCGTACCTACATAAATGATTCTTGGATTTTTCTGATCAACAGCCAAAGCACCAATGCTCTGGCAGTATTTATCAAACAAAGGTTTGAAAGTAGCACCGGCGTTGGTAGTCTTCCAGACACCACCACCAGCAGTACCTACATAAACAATTCTAGGATCGTTGTTGACACCTTCAATAGCAGAAATTCTTCCGCTCATGGTGCCTGGCCCGAGTTGCCTGGCTTCCATCATACCAAATGTATTGGCATTGATTAGCTGAGCTTGGGCCGTGTACGCAGCAACAGCCAGTGTTGCTGTCATCAGGAGTTTGAGCATGGTTCAGGGTTTAAAACAAACACCCCGTCTGTTGACGGGGTGCGGGTGAGGAATTCAAAATTATTTGGTGCCTACTTCAAATGTCTTTGTATCAATGGTTGGATTTACTTCGATTGTGTCGAAGCTAATTTCACCTTGTACGCTGATATTCATTGTGTGCGGAAATAAAACGTTACCTACTTTCTTGTAGTTGGAGAACATGGTGCTTATCTCGATATCAGCACCGTTGACAGTTGTTTTCTCAGTTTCCTTCAATACGAGATAGTTATCTGTTGCGATATACAAAGTCTTCTCTTTACCAGACTTCAGGGTTACTTTAATCTTGAAGCACTCAGTGCCTTCAACATCGTCTTTACCCAGCGACTCAACTGTGTTTCCTTTTGCGGTATAGTCTACAAAATCATTGAAAATTTCCAAATCATCCTGGCTCTTTTTCACATCGTCTTCAGTCATTGGCTCAGGCTTGGTTTGGCCCTGGAATGGACTAAAATTCCAACCCTTAGTATTGTTTACGATTTGATAACCAGTCATGCCCATGGCAGTGAATTCAACTTTGAAACCTTTTCCGTTCAGGATCTGGATCGTTACCGGGATTTTCATGCCATTCGCATTGATACCGCCAGACATTTTTACGGATTTTACTGCATTGATATTGGCAGCACCGCCCAAAGCAGCCAAGTGTTTGGTGTGGATTTCCTCAATGGATTGAGCAGAAATAACTGTGAATGAGGAGATTGCGAGCATCAGGCCCAGCAGGGAACGCTTGAAATTCATAAATGATTTTTTGGTTATGGAATTGGTTGCACAATTTGCCGAATTATTACGGTACGCGTATAATTTTTGTGTTGAAATGTTTTCATTGGGTTTGTCTGGCCCACGGTATCCGCAAAATATCCCCATTTATAGAAAAGCGGGGCTGGCAGATTGTTCAATCAGCAGAATCACTACCTTTGCGCCCTGAAAAATTTAAAGCTTTCATATGGCCGACTTGAAATTTCAACGAAACTTTGGTATTGCCGCGCACATTGATGCCGGTAAAACCACTACTACCGAGCGTATCCTGCGCTATACCGGTATGATCCACAAGATTGGTGAGGTACACGATGGTGCCGCAACCACAGACTGGATGGAACAGGAGAAAGAGCGTGGTATCACCATTACTTCAGCGGCTGTAAGCTGCCAGTGGAACTTCCCAACTGTATTGGGTAAGACTACGCCTGATACCAAGAAGTACTATTTCAACATTATTGATACTCCAGGTCACGTGGACTTTACCGTAGAGGTAGAGCGTTCTATGCGTGTACTGGATGGTTTGATTGCCCTGTTTTCGGCGGTAGACGGCGTTGAGCCTCAGTCTGAAACTGTATGGCGTCAGGCTAACCGTTACAAGGTACCTCGTATCGGTTTCGTTAACAAAATGGACCGCTCTGGTGCCGACTTCCTGAATGTGGTTAAGCAGGTGAAGGAAATGCTGGGTGCTAAGGCTGTGCCTTTGCAGTTGCCAATCGGTGCTGAAGATAATTTTAAGGGTGTAGTTGACCTGATCAAAATGAAAGGGATTATCTGGCACATGGAAACAGAAGGAATGACTTTCGATGAGATCGATGTTCCTGCTGATATGGTTGATGAAGCCAACGAATGGAGACAAAGCCTCGTTGAAGCTGTAGCTGAATATGATGACAAATTGATGGAGAAGTTCTTCGAAGATCCAAATAGCATTACTGAAGCTGAGATGCATGAAGCAATCCGTAAGGCTACCATCGATCTGAGCATCGTTCCGATGATGTGTGGTTCTTCATTCAAGAACAAGGGTGTACAAACAGCATTGGATGCAGTTTGTCGCTACCTGCCTTCTCCAGTAGATATTGAAGATACTGTAGGTACTAACCCTGATACAGGTGAAACTGAAGTGCGTAAAGCTGATGCAAAAGCACCATTCTCTGCTCTTGCGTTTAAGATCATGACCGATCCTTTCGTAGGTCGTCTGGCTTTCTTCCGTTGTTATAGCGGCCACCTCGATGCCGGTTCTTATGTACTGAACGTACGTAGCGGTAAGAAAGAGCGTATCAGCCGTATCATGAAAATGTTTGCCAATAAGCAGAACCCTGTAGATTTCATCGAAGCAGGTGATATCGCAGCTGCGGTTGGTTTCAAAGAAATCAAAACTGGTGATACACTTTGTGATGAGAACCATCCAATCACCCTCGAGAACATGTTCATTCCTGAGCCTGTAATCGCGATCGCTGTTGAGCCTAAGACGCAGGCCGACGTTGATAAGATGGGTATGGCTATTGCCAAGCTGGTGGAAGAAGATCCTACACTGCGTGTAAATACAGATGAAGATACCGGTCAGACCATCCTGCGTGGTATGGGTGAATTACACCTGGAAATCATCATCGACCGTATGCGTCGTGAATTCAAGGTAGAAGTTAACCAGGGTGCACCTCAGGTTGCTTATAAAGAAGCATTTGCTGCTACTGTTGAACACCGTGAAGTGCTGAAGAAGCAGTCTGGTGGTCGTGGTAAGTTCGCTGATATCCAGTTCTCAATCGGTCCTGCTGATGAAGAGTGGCTGAAAGAAAACGAGGGTAAGAGCTTCCAGTTCGTGAACGATATCTTTGGTGGTTCTATTCCTAAAGAATTCATTCCTGCTATCCAGAAAGGTTTTGAAACGGCGATGAGTACTGGTGTATTGGCAGGTTACCCTGTTAATAACATGAAAGTGCGCGTTTTCGATGGTAGCTACCATGATGTGGATTCTGATTCTATGTCATTTGAATTGTGTGCGAAGTCTGGTTTCCGCGAAGCTGGTCGTAAGGCTAAGCCACAGTTGCTGGAGCCGATCATGAAAGTAGAGGTATTGACGCCAGATCAGTACATGGGTGATGTGACAGGTGACTTGAACCGTCGTCGCGGTATGCTGGAAGGTATGGATAGCCGTGCCAACCTGCAGGTGATCAAGGCTAAAGTGCCATTGAGCGAAATGTTTGGTTATGTAACCCAGCTGCGTTCATTGTCTTCTGGCCGTGCTACTTCAACCATGGAGTTCAGCCATTACAACCCAGCTCCGAACAATATCGCTGAAGAAGTGATTGCAAAGAGCAAGGGTAAAGTGAAGGTGGAAGATTAATCGTCAATATTTAATTGATTGATATACAAAGCCCTGTGAGTTTTTCACAGGGCTTTTGTTTGGGAAGCAGGGGTTTGCTGAAAATTTGTACGATTTTTTAAAAAATATTCAAGTTTTTCTTGTCTGAACGCAGGCAAGCCGTTACCTTTGCAACCCCAATCGGAAAATTGGGTTTAGACTATGTCGCAGAGAATCAGAATCAAATTACAATCATACGACCACAACTTGGTAGACAAATCTGCTGAGAAGATCGTAAAGACTGTGCGTAGCACAGGTGCAGTAGTAACTGGTCCAATTCCCTTGCCTACGCGCAAGCGCATTTTCACGGTACTGCGTTCACCACACGTGAACAAGAAGAGCCGTGAGCAGTTCCAGCTCTGCACGCATAAGCGTTTGTTGGATATTTATACTTCTTCTTCCAGAACAGTAGATGCACTGAGTAAGTTGGATCTGCCTTCAGGTGTGGAAGTTGAGATCAAAGCGTAGAAAACCGCGGCGTTGCTCTCAGGAGTAACAATGCATTAGTTCTTATAATTCATTGTCATCTTTCAATCCCGAAGTTTCGGGAGAAAAAAGCTCTGATGTAAGTACTTCCTCTTCTAACGAAGAGGGTAAATATAAACAAGCCCTTCGAGGTTTGTTTACCACTGGTACTTCCGAATCCGTAAAGGACCAACAGTTAAGTTTGTTGGACAAAGGAAAAGGTCGGTGGCGAACAAGGATTGAATCCCGTATTCATCAACGGGATGTCCTCCATACCTCTGCGGGGCATAAACCGCAAACAGATGAAAGGTATTATTGGTAAAAAAATCGGGATGACCAGCGTCTTCAGCCCGGATGGCAAGCAAACAGCTTGTACCATCATCGAAGCTGGTCCTTGTGTGGTAACACAGGTTAAGACCGTTGATACAGACGGTTATACTGCATTGCAGCTTGCATTTGGCGACAAGAACGAAAAGCACTCTATCAAGGCTGAACTCAATCACTTCGCAAAAGCCAACACTGCCGCCAAGCGTTTCGTTAAAGAATTCCGCGATTATTCAATAGAAAAAGCACTGGGTGAAACCATCACCGTAGACATTTTCGCTGAAGGCGAGAAAGTTGATGTGGTAGGTACTACCAAGGGTAAGGGTTTCCAGGGTGTTGTAAAGCGCCACGGTTTCTCTGGTGTGGGTGAGCAATCACACGGCCAGCACGATCGTCAGCGTGCACCCGGTTCTATCGGTAACTCTTCTGATGCCAGCCGCGTATTCAAAGGTATGCGTATGGCGGGCCGCATGGGTAACGACCGTGTGAAGATGAAGGGCCTGAAAGTGTTGAAGGTATTCCCTGATAAGAACTATATCCTCGTGAGCGGTTCTGTACCGGGTCACAACGGTTCTATCGTGTACATCCAGAAGTAATCACCAATTAATTGAATGACCATGCAAGTAGATGTTTTAAATATACAAGGACAAAAGACCGGCAGAACGGTTGAATTGCCTGAAGAGATCTTTGGTGTAGAACCAAACGATCACGTGATCTACCTGGCTGTTAAGCAGTATTTAGCTGCTGGCCATCAGGGTACACACAAAGTAAAAACTCGTGCCGAGGTAAAAGGTGCTAGCCGTAAGTTGCACCGTCAAAAAGGTACAGGTGGTTCCCGTAAGGGTAATATCCGTAACCCTTTATACAAGGGTGGTGGTACCATCTTCGGACCTAAGCCACATGGCTACGATTTCAAATTGAACCGTAAGGTGAAGGATCTCGCAAAGATCTCTGCACTGAGCTATAAGGCTAAGGAAAGCGCTATCGTAGTTGTTGAAGACATTACAATGGATGCGCCTAAGACTAAGCAATTGGTAGATGTGATGAAGAGCCTGAATGTTGCTGACAAGAAAACATTGGTGGTTCTGGCTGAGTACAATGATAATCTGTACTTGAGCACTCGTAACATTCCAAATGTAGCCAGCACTTTACTTGCTGATATCAATACATATGATATCATGAATGCAGATGTTCTGGTAATTACTGAAAACGCAGCAAAAGATCTTCAGGTAGAAGAAGCTGCAGCTTAATTGACTAACGTTTCAACTTAATACAAATGAAACAGAGCGAAATTTTAATCAAGCCGATCTTAACCGAGAAAGCAAATGGTCAGCAGGAATCGCTGAGAAAGTATGCTTTCAAGGTAGCTCGTAAGGCCAATAAACTGGAGATCAAGAAAGCTGTAGAAGATTTCTATGGTGTGAGTGTTGTAGATGTGAACACATCTGTTGTTCCTGGTAAGAACAAGACTCGTTACACAAAAGCTGGATTCCTGAAAGGACAGAAGCCTGCTTACAAGAAAGCATTGGTTACTGTAGCTGAAGGTGAAACAATTGATCTGTACGCAAACATTTAATTTATAGTACGCGGAGCTGAAAATTCCGCACAAACAAATACACAATGGCATTAAAAAAGTATAAACCCATTACCGCCGGTACCCGCTGGAGAATCGGTAACGCTTATGCTGAGATCACTACTAACGAGCCTGAAAAGAGCTTGGTAGAGCCTAAGAAGAGCACTGGTGGTCGTAACGTACAAGGTCGTCGCTCTATGCGTTACATGGGTGGCGGTCACAAGAAGAAGTATCGTATTGTAGACTTCAAGCGTAATAAGCACAATGTTGAAGGTACTGTAGCTACTATCGAATATGATCCAAACCGTACTGCATTCATCGCATTGATTCAGTATGCTGATGGTGAGAAGCGTTATATCATCGCTCCTCAGGGTCTGCAGGTAGGTGCAAAAGTGCAAGCTGGTCCGGATGTAGCGCCTGAATTGGGTAATGCCCTGTTGCTGAAGAACATGCCACTCGGTACCAATGTGCACAACATTGAACTGCAGCCTGGTCATGGTGGAAAGATGGCAAGAAGTGCCGGTTCTTCGGCTCAGCTGACAAACAAAGAAGAAAAGTATGCTGTACTGAAAATGCCTTCTGGTGAGATCCGCAAAGTGCTGATCAACTGTATGGCAACTGTAGGTGTGGTATCTAATAGCGATCACAACCTGGAAACTGCAGGTAAAGCTGGTCGTAACAGATGGAAGGGTATTCGTCCTCGCAACCGTGGTGTTGCCATGAACCCAGTAGATCACCCAATGGGTGGTGGTGAAGGTAAAGCTTCAGGTGGTCATCCAAGATCACGTACTGGTAAGTATGCGAAGGGTGAAAAAACCAGAAAGCATGGAAAGGGTAGCGATAAGCTTATCATCCAGCGCAGCAACGGTAAAAAGCTTACTAAATAATTCAATGTTAAAATGGTTTCGCGCATAGCGAAACAAATCAACAAACACTATGGCTCGTTCAATTAAAAAAGGTCCTTACGTAGACAGTAAACTGGAGAAGAAAGTGATCGCCATCAATGATGGTGGTGCTAAGAAGGGTGTGTTGAAGACTTGGAGCCGTCGCTCTACTATCACACCAGATTTCGTAGGCCACACTTTCGCAGTACACAATGGTAACAAGTTTATCCCTGTGTATGTAACAGAATTCATGGTTGGTCATAAGCTCGGTGAGTTTGCCCCTACCAGAAACTTCAAAGGTCACGCAGGAACCAAGAAATAAGCATGTTAATTGTGAGCGGGTTCGCCCAATCACTTGAAACCATAAAAAAATGGAAGCAGTAGCTAAATTGAGAAATTACCCCACCGGCCCACGCAAAATGCGTTTGCTGGCTGATTTGATCCGTGGCATGGAAGTGGAAAAAGCCCTGGCTGTGCTGGAGCACCATCCACAACATAATGCGGTTCCCCTCTTCAAATTGCTGAAGAGTGCCATCAACAACTGGGAACAGAAGAATGAAGGCAAGAGCGCAGCTGATAACAGCCTGGTGGTAAAAACCATTTTCGTGGATGGCGGCAGAACATTGAAGCGTATGCGTCCTGCACCTCAGGGCCGTGGCTATAGAGTTCGTAAGCGCAGCAACCACGTAACAATCATCGTAGATTCTAAAAACTAATTGATAAAACCTTTATATGGGTCAAAAAGCAAATCCAATTGGTAACAGGTTAGGTATCATCCGCGGATGGGAGAGTAACTGGTATGGTAGCAAGAAAGACTTTGCTAACAAACTGATCGAGGATAACAAGATCCGTACCTACCTGAATGCACGTATCAACAAGGGTGGTATTGCCAAGATCGTGATCGAGCGTACACTTGGTAAACTCATCGTAACAATCCACACATCTAAGCCAGGTATCATTATCGGTAAAGGTGGTGGTGAAGTTGACCGCATCAAGGAAGAGCTGAAGAAGCTTACCGGTAAAGAAGATGTACAGATCAACATTCTGGAGATCCGTCGTCCTGAACTGGATGCAACAATTGTTGGTGATACCATCGCTCGTCAGATCGAAAACCGTATCAACTACAAGCGTGCTACTAAGATGGCGATTGCTTCTACACTCCGTATGGGTGCAGAAGGTATCAAGGTAAAACTCAGCGGTCGTCTGGGTGGTGCTGAGATTGCCCGTAGCGAAGAATTCAAGCAAGGCCGTACGCCATTGCATACTTTCCGTATGGACATCGATTACGCAAACGTTTTTGCACAAACTGTTTACGGTAAAATCGGTATCAAAGTATGGATCTGTAAAGGTGAAGTACTGGGCAAGCGTGAATTGAATCCAAACTTCATCGGTGGTAAGAGCGATGTGAGCGATAGAAGAGATCATCGCGGTGGAGATCGTGAACGTGGTGGCGACCGCGGTGGACGTGGTGGCGACAGAGGCGGCCGCGGTGGTTCAAGAGAACGCAAAAACTAATCAAGGTAGACAGTAATCAAATATTATCTCTGTCGGTAACGGCAGAAACAAAATAGCGAAGCAATGTTACAGCCTAAAAGAAGTAAACACAGAAAGCAGCAAAAAGGACGCATCAGGGAAGTTGCCAAGCGTGGCACCCAGATTTCCTTCGGTTCTTTTGCATTGAAAGCTATGGAACCCATCTGGTTAACTAACCGCCAGATTGAAGCTGCCCGTCAGTCCATGACACGTGCCATGAAGCGTGAAGGTAACGTGTGGATCAGGGTGTTTCCAGATAAAATCATCACCCGTAAGCCTCTTGAAGTGAGGATGGGTAAAGGTAAGGGTAACCCTGAGTTCTGGGCCGCTGTGGTAGAACCAGGTCGTATCATCTTCGAATGCGATGGTGTACCTG is drawn from Chitinophagales bacterium and contains these coding sequences:
- the rplD gene encoding 50S ribosomal protein L4, which encodes MQVDVLNIQGQKTGRTVELPEEIFGVEPNDHVIYLAVKQYLAAGHQGTHKVKTRAEVKGASRKLHRQKGTGGSRKGNIRNPLYKGGGTIFGPKPHGYDFKLNRKVKDLAKISALSYKAKESAIVVVEDITMDAPKTKQLVDVMKSLNVADKKTLVVLAEYNDNLYLSTRNIPNVASTLLADINTYDIMNADVLVITENAAKDLQVEEAAA
- a CDS encoding gluconate 2-dehydrogenase subunit 3 family protein — translated: MNRRELLKMVALATGGVVIGGEFLLTGCKNAASDKGFALSAEQIDLLDEVAETILPTTKTPGAKAAKVGEFMQVMVKDCYELKDQQIFLEGITKLEEACKKVNGKSFMECTAEERTKLLQQLDTERKEYQSKKKGEEPNHYFQMMKQLTLTGYFTSEIGATQALRHVAVPGKYDGCMPYQKGDKAWA
- the rplB gene encoding 50S ribosomal protein L2 yields the protein MALKKYKPITAGTRWRIGNAYAEITTNEPEKSLVEPKKSTGGRNVQGRRSMRYMGGGHKKKYRIVDFKRNKHNVEGTVATIEYDPNRTAFIALIQYADGEKRYIIAPQGLQVGAKVQAGPDVAPELGNALLLKNMPLGTNVHNIELQPGHGGKMARSAGSSAQLTNKEEKYAVLKMPSGEIRKVLINCMATVGVVSNSDHNLETAGKAGRNRWKGIRPRNRGVAMNPVDHPMGGGEGKASGGHPRSRTGKYAKGEKTRKHGKGSDKLIIQRSNGKKLTK
- the fusA gene encoding elongation factor G, whose product is MADLKFQRNFGIAAHIDAGKTTTTERILRYTGMIHKIGEVHDGAATTDWMEQEKERGITITSAAVSCQWNFPTVLGKTTPDTKKYYFNIIDTPGHVDFTVEVERSMRVLDGLIALFSAVDGVEPQSETVWRQANRYKVPRIGFVNKMDRSGADFLNVVKQVKEMLGAKAVPLQLPIGAEDNFKGVVDLIKMKGIIWHMETEGMTFDEIDVPADMVDEANEWRQSLVEAVAEYDDKLMEKFFEDPNSITEAEMHEAIRKATIDLSIVPMMCGSSFKNKGVQTALDAVCRYLPSPVDIEDTVGTNPDTGETEVRKADAKAPFSALAFKIMTDPFVGRLAFFRCYSGHLDAGSYVLNVRSGKKERISRIMKMFANKQNPVDFIEAGDIAAAVGFKEIKTGDTLCDENHPITLENMFIPEPVIAIAVEPKTQADVDKMGMAIAKLVEEDPTLRVNTDEDTGQTILRGMGELHLEIIIDRMRREFKVEVNQGAPQVAYKEAFAATVEHREVLKKQSGGRGKFADIQFSIGPADEEWLKENEGKSFQFVNDIFGGSIPKEFIPAIQKGFETAMSTGVLAGYPVNNMKVRVFDGSYHDVDSDSMSFELCAKSGFREAGRKAKPQLLEPIMKVEVLTPDQYMGDVTGDLNRRRGMLEGMDSRANLQVIKAKVPLSEMFGYVTQLRSLSSGRATSTMEFSHYNPAPNNIAEEVIAKSKGKVKVED
- the rpsJ gene encoding 30S ribosomal protein S10; this translates as MSQRIRIKLQSYDHNLVDKSAEKIVKTVRSTGAVVTGPIPLPTRKRIFTVLRSPHVNKKSREQFQLCTHKRLLDIYTSSSRTVDALSKLDLPSGVEVEIKA
- a CDS encoding GMC family oxidoreductase; the encoded protein is MAETNTYDAIVVGSGISGGWAAKELTEKGLKVLLLERGRDIEHVKDYVNANKESWEFPHRGQATRQMREDYPVLKRDYPLNEETFGMWANEKESPYTEIKRFDWYRGYHVGGRSLLWGRQSYRFNKWDFEANAKEGIGVDWPIRYEDVAPWYSYVERFAGIQGSKEGLEVLPDGDFLPAMDMNCVEKEVAARIKKHYNGQRHMFIGRSANITQPKPEQNRVNCQYRNRCWRGCPFGAYFSTQSATLPAARATGNLTLRPHSIVTRVLYDKDKKRATGVEIIDAETNKTIEYKSKIVFLCASSFNSTWVLMNSATDIWPEGLGSSSGELGHNVMDHHFRLGAGGRVDGFEDKYTFGRRPTGIYIPRFRNIYDDKRDYLRGFGYQGGASRDRGGHKVAEMTIGADFKEALCEAGDWNIGITAFGEMLPYHENKIMLDKNKKDKWGLPVLAMDVEIKENEIKMRKDMMNDAAEMLEAAGVKDVHTYDSGYAVGQGIHEMGTARMGRDPKSSVLNGNNQVWDAPNVFVTDGACMTSASCVNPSLTYMALTARAADFAVKELKKGNL
- the rplC gene encoding 50S ribosomal protein L3, coding for MKGIIGKKIGMTSVFSPDGKQTACTIIEAGPCVVTQVKTVDTDGYTALQLAFGDKNEKHSIKAELNHFAKANTAAKRFVKEFRDYSIEKALGETITVDIFAEGEKVDVVGTTKGKGFQGVVKRHGFSGVGEQSHGQHDRQRAPGSIGNSSDASRVFKGMRMAGRMGNDRVKMKGLKVLKVFPDKNYILVSGSVPGHNGSIVYIQK
- the rplW gene encoding 50S ribosomal protein L23; translated protein: MKQSEILIKPILTEKANGQQESLRKYAFKVARKANKLEIKKAVEDFYGVSVVDVNTSVVPGKNKTRYTKAGFLKGQKPAYKKALVTVAEGETIDLYANI